The region ATCAATTCCTCCCTGAACGATCATAATTGGCTTATTCCATTTTTCTACATAATTGCTCGGATTGAATTCCGTATATGCTTTTGGCAAAGGCTTTTCCCAAGGAGAACCTAAATCCCAATTGGCAAACCAAAGTTCTTCGGTTGTTAAATACCAAGATTTCATATCAAACAATCCATCGTGAGCAATGAAAGTTTTGAATCTGTTCTCATGAATTCCAGCTAACATAAATACACTGTAACCTCCATAACTTGCTCCAACAGCCGCTACTCTGTCTCCGTCTACATAAGGCAATGTTTTAGCATAATCTGTAGCAGCCAAATAATCTCTCATTGGCTGTCCTCCCCAATCTCTTGAGATCTCTTCATTCCATTTGGTTCCCCAACCCGGCATTCCTCTTCTGTTAGGTGCTACAACAATATAACCATTTGCTGCCATTAAAGCGAAGTTCCATCTTGTACTGAAAAACTGGGTTAATGCAGATTGCGGACCTCCCTGACAATATACTAAAGTCGGATATTTTTTATTCGGATCGAAGTTTGGCGGATAATGGAACCATACGCCCATTTCTTTTCCGTCGGAAGTTTTCACCATTTTCAGTTCAGATTTTCCCTGAGCTAATTTTGAATACATTTCTTTATTCGCTTCAGTGATCTGCTTCATTTCTCCGTTTTTGATATTGACAGAGAAAATATCTGTTGCATGGTTGATATCTGTTCTTCCTACTAAAAGTGAGTTTTTCTGATCTGCAAAAATTTCATTCACATCAAAATCACCTCTTGTGATCTGCTGAACCTTAGCACTTTTCGGATCTAATGAGAACAGTTGTTTTGTTCCTCTGAAAGCTGCAGTGAAATAAATCGTTTTAGAATCCCCGCTCCAGAAAACATCTCCGGAAACACTTTCATCCCAACCATTCGTTAAGTTTGAAATTTTTCCTGATTTCCAGTCCATGATTTTTACATCATTCTTGTCCGCTTCATAACCGTCTCTGGCCATACTCTGCCAGATCAAAGATTTTCCGTCCGGACTGAATTTTGGATTTACATCATATCCTTTATTAGCTTCCGTAAGGTTTTTAGTCTTTCCTGAAGCTAAATCGTAAGCAAAAATATCTGTATTGGTACTTGTAGAATATGCTGCGCCACTTTTCGGTTTCGTTACATATAAAAGCTGTGCAGAATCAGGGCTCCAGATGAAATCTTCCGCTCCACCAAACGGTCTTTGAGGAGAATCCCACATTTTTCCGTCCAGTAAATCTTTTGCAGCATCTGCTTTATCTGAAGTATTTACTACAAAAACATGGTTGTATTTTCCTTCATTGAAGTAATCCCAGTGTCTGTGGTTCAGATCTGTGTAAACTTGTGCTGTAGTTTTAGGGGTATCGGAATATTTATCTTTCCCCATTACTTTTTCCACCAAAACCTGCTTGCTGAAAGCGATCTTTTTACCGTCAGGAGAAATTACCACATTATCAGCTTCCCCGATTGTGTAAAATTCTGACCATGTTTTACCACTGTCTTTGGAAAGAAAAATCTTGTCTCCTTCCTGAGCATAGATTCCGTTTTTATCCCACTGGATAAGTGCTTTCTTACCTAAATCAATTTTTGTGGACTGATTATTAAGAACGTTTAAGAGATAGTTCTCACTTTTCGTTTTTTCAGTTTTAAGATCAACTTGTCCTACTTTGTAAATAAGTGAAGACTGATCCGGTGAAACTGCCTGTACTCCCACTTTTTTCAAAGTCCATAGGATTTCAGGCGTCATTACTTGTTGTGCATTCATTAAAAGCGGAGCTGCCAAAGCCAGCAGACTGTACTTAAGTTTCATATTCTGATATTCATTTTAGCGGATCTATAAAATCTTACCTGATTTCATATTCCTAAATTCAAAGATTGCCAAAGTTAATATTTAAAATAAAAATGAACGAAAGAATTAACATTTAAGTTATCCTGCTTAAAAAGAAAATCCGCCAATTAAAAACTGACGGATTTTATATGGTATAAGAGATTTATTCTATTAATCTCCATCTGAAAAGATTGAATTGGCCAGAGAAGTAATAATCGACAGCAAAATACTGAAAAGAAATGCCCACCAAAAGCCATCCACATGCATGCTATCAATAAAATAGTCTGCAATCAAAACAATTAAAGCATTGATAACCAAAGCAAAGAATCCTAAAGTAATAATAGTAAGCGGCAATCCGAATAAACTTAAAATTGGCTTTACTATTATGTTCAAAACACCTAAAACGATGGCAAAAATAATGGCTGTACTAAACCCATCAAAATGCACACCCGGTAAAATCTTAGTGAGAAGATATGCAACAATTGCAGTGATCAGTAATCGGATAATTAAGTTCATGTTATTTTATTTATTGTTATTATTTGTGGTAATTATCGAACAAAACTCATTCCATTTTGCAGGGAAAAGTTTTTTATATCATTTTATCTGATCTTCATCATGGTGACCAAAGACGTTGCTACGTGACTTTCATTTTCCCCATTTTCATCTACAACATAAATTTCCGTTCTTACAACAATGATCTTTCCGCCTCCTTTTATCACATAAGATTTTGAAACCAGCGCCTCTCCTATTGCCGGTCTTAAATAATTAACTTTCAGCTCAACCGTTACCACATAGCAGTCTTCTTCATAATGACTTACAGCAGCATACCCCGAAGAAACATCCACCAGAGAGGCAATCATGGCTCCGTTGAACATTCCTGCTTTTCTGGTCATCATTTCCATTTTAGGAATTTTAATAGAGATGTAATCTGTTTCCACAGTCAATAATTCCGCCTTATAAAATTTCAGGGTTTCGGAACGGTTGAAACTATCTAAGATGAGTTGTTTTTTTTCTGAAGTCATTGTTTTAATTTAAAGCAAATGTAGTGCAACCTTAAAAAACGTGAAAATTTTCAGTTACTATTCATGTATGAAAACAATAAACTGTAAATTCGTTCTACAGAAATAGGTTACAGACCACCCATGAGCAACGAGTTAGTATATCGATTCATTAAACCTGAAAAAACACTTGCTGATTTTGTGTACGGCTATTCTTCGCTGCAAAATCTGTCAACATTTAAAGAAGGCGTGATCATTCCCAACGGAAAAATCGATCTGCTTTTCTGTAAAACCACCGATAACCGGTTTCAAATTGTTTTGATGGGACTGGAAACCCAACCTAAATCAATGCCGGAAACGGAATTTTCAACTT is a window of Candidatus Chryseobacterium colombiense DNA encoding:
- a CDS encoding S9 family peptidase: MKLKYSLLALAAPLLMNAQQVMTPEILWTLKKVGVQAVSPDQSSLIYKVGQVDLKTEKTKSENYLLNVLNNQSTKIDLGKKALIQWDKNGIYAQEGDKIFLSKDSGKTWSEFYTIGEADNVVISPDGKKIAFSKQVLVEKVMGKDKYSDTPKTTAQVYTDLNHRHWDYFNEGKYNHVFVVNTSDKADAAKDLLDGKMWDSPQRPFGGAEDFIWSPDSAQLLYVTKPKSGAAYSTSTNTDIFAYDLASGKTKNLTEANKGYDVNPKFSPDGKSLIWQSMARDGYEADKNDVKIMDWKSGKISNLTNGWDESVSGDVFWSGDSKTIYFTAAFRGTKQLFSLDPKSAKVQQITRGDFDVNEIFADQKNSLLVGRTDINHATDIFSVNIKNGEMKQITEANKEMYSKLAQGKSELKMVKTSDGKEMGVWFHYPPNFDPNKKYPTLVYCQGGPQSALTQFFSTRWNFALMAANGYIVVAPNRRGMPGWGTKWNEEISRDWGGQPMRDYLAATDYAKTLPYVDGDRVAAVGASYGGYSVFMLAGIHENRFKTFIAHDGLFDMKSWYLTTEELWFANWDLGSPWEKPLPKAYTEFNPSNYVEKWNKPIMIVQGGIDFRVPYEQGQEAFQAAKLRGLKSKLVYFPNENHWVLHPQNGLVWQREFFDWLKETL
- a CDS encoding phage holin family protein translates to MNLIIRLLITAIVAYLLTKILPGVHFDGFSTAIIFAIVLGVLNIIVKPILSLFGLPLTIITLGFFALVINALIVLIADYFIDSMHVDGFWWAFLFSILLSIITSLANSIFSDGD
- a CDS encoding PaaI family thioesterase, translating into MTSEKKQLILDSFNRSETLKFYKAELLTVETDYISIKIPKMEMMTRKAGMFNGAMIASLVDVSSGYAAVSHYEEDCYVVTVELKVNYLRPAIGEALVSKSYVIKGGGKIIVVRTEIYVVDENGENESHVATSLVTMMKIR